The sequence AGGGTCCGTCCATTTCTGGCACAGTTTTCCGACGCGCATCTCCGGACGGCGTTCCAACTATTTCTGGAAGCGGATTCGCGGTTGAAAGGCGGGAGCGCCGGGTCGGGCCGACGGGTCCTGGAAGCCCTGTTGCTCGGATTATGCGAGATGACCGGTGCATCATCCGTCGCCGGATCCCAGCCGGACCAGGAAATTTTCCCTCGTCAGGGTTCGGGGAAGAAAGCGGTTCGGCCGACGGAGACGGTCACGCGGACTGGGAAGCCGTGAGCAAGTTGACCCTGGCGGCGAGCCGGGCAATGCGGCGGGAGGCGGTGTTGCGCTTGAGGACGCCTTTGGTCACCGCTTTGCTCAACGCCGAGGCGGCTTCCCGCAACGATGCTCTCGCCTCGTCGACCTTCTTTTCGTCCACCGCGACCAGCACTTTCTTAACGAGACTCTTGACCGCGCTCAGCGTCGCCCGGTTGCGCTGGCGGCGCCGTTCCGATTGGCGCGCACGGCGGATCGTGGACTTGTGAACCACAGCCATAACGATACTCCTATTCCGAGAAGGCCGAGTTTGTAACACAAGACTCATGAGACGGTCAAGGAGATCGCGGAAGGACCGAGAGATGGGAGGCGGCACACTGCGATGAAGCCCACGACGGCGTACATTGACGCCCGTGATCGGTTGATCTTCGCGCTGGATGTCCCGACCTCAGATGAGGCCGAACGGCTCCTGTCCCGTGTGGGAGACTCGGTGACGTTCATCAAGGTGGGCTTGGAGCTCTATACGGCCGCCGGCCCCGAGATGGTTCAGCGTTTGATCACGCGGGGGAAGCGCGTGTTTCTCGATCTCAAGTTTCTGGACATCGAAGAAACCGTGCGCCGGGCCACGGCGAGGGTTGCGGAGATGGGTGTCGACTTTCTCACGGTCCACGCGAACCGGAAAGCCCTCACGGCGGCGGTCCAGGGGCGCGGGCAGTCTCGCTTACGGGTGCTGGCGGTTACGGTCCTGACCAACTTCGATGGGAACGACCTGCGTGAAATAGGGATCCAATGGACCATCGAGGACCTTGTAACGGCGCGAGCCGCGCTTGCAGCTGAGGTCGGATGCGACGGCGTGATCGCCTCGGGCGAGGAGCCGGCAGCGATTCGGCGCAAGGTCGGGTCGCGCTTGTTGATTGTCACGCCCGGCGTCCGGCCGGCCGGGAAAAGGACGGACGACCACGCCCGCGTGACCACGCCTGCTCAGGCCATCTCGGCCGGCGCAGACTACCTGGTCGTCGGCCGGCCGATCCGGGACGCCGCCGACCCAGCCTCGGCAGCAGCGGCGATCCTAGCGGAAATGCAGGCCGCCTTTGATGCCCGAGGCACGAACCCGCCGGATCTCTTGTGAAGCGCGAAGCGTTGCGCGCGAGTATCCAGGAGTTGTCCTCTCCGTTTGACGAACGACCCGCCGCGAGCGGCGCTTCATGCAGGCGGTTGCGGCTGTTCTTTCCACTTTGCTAAGATTCCTTCGCCACGTCTTTTCATGCCGACCTGAGTGGTGGGTGTAGCTCAACGGTTAGAGCGCCTGGCTGTGGCCCAGGAGGTTGCGGGTTCGAAACCCGTCACTCACCCCAACTTCGCTTTCAACTCTCCCGGCTGGTTGTCTAGTTTGCCCTTGAAGGAATCCGGTGCGAAATCAGGCTCAGGAATGCGATCACTTCCTCGACAGTTACGTCGTGCGACGATCTGCCATTCACTTCCATCTAAAACCGGTTTGCCCCCTCCTTCGCGGTACATCCTCTGAGGAATAGCGAACACGCCGGACTCCATCTACATTTGGAGCGATAATTCGTCCATCGGAGTAGAGAGGTGCGTTGATGGCATCCATCCTTCTCATTGACGACGAGCCGGGAATCCGCGCCCTCCTCCGCACCGCTCTTGAAAGTGTGGGACACGAGGTGATCGAAGCCGCGAACGGCCGAATGGGCGTGGATCTGTACCGTCGCCGCCCGACAGACTTGGTCATCACCGATCTGTACATGCCAGAACAGAATGGGCTTCAGACCATCCTGGAGCTGACCCGCGAATTCCTGGATACCAAAGTGATCGCCATGTCAGGTGCCCACGGGGAACAGAATTGCTTGGATGTGGCGAAGCTCTTGGGTGCCCGGAGGACGTTCCGGAAGCCATTCAGTATCCAGGAGTTGCTGAACGCGGTCCAGTACGAACTCCACCACTAGGGCGGCCTGCCCTGTTTTCGGTTATCTGCGCGATTCTTCCATTCAATCTGCCGTGTTGCCCGCATCTGCTCTACGCGGCGGCCCCCCATTCGCGTAGGGCCGTTGGACTCTATTTCGTCACTGAACTATGTGCTACGAGTTGGCCTATGGAGCAGCCAAGCATGGAGGATGTCCGCTTGCACACCCGAATTCCAGTTCAGTTTCGAGCAAGTTTCACATCGGTGCGCGTGGGAACGGGGGAGGGAGCGATCGTGGACTTATCCCCGGTAGGCTGCCGCATTGAAAGTTCTGAACCTGTGCCCGTGACGACCTATCTGGAGCTGCGCCTTGAGGTCTCGTTAAAAGAGCCACCGATCCTCGTGGATCTGGCGGCGGTCCGTTGGGCGCGGGGGACACAGTTCGGCGTCCAATTTCTCAGCCTGCGTCGTGAACACCAGGATCGGCTGAATCGCGTTATCGAGCGGGTTCGTTGAGGCGCGTCAGGATAAGAGTCCGGGCGAGTCGAACTGATTACCGACAGGTATAGCGGGGACTTTCTTCAATCCGCCATTTACATCGTTCCGGCGTGGGAATGATGTGTGGAAAATTGGGCGATGGCGCGCATCTGCAGCATGAGGGTTTTCGCAGCATCGACGGCGGAGAAGCGCCGAACGGCTTCTGCAATTCTTGCTCGCAAGGAGTAAGGGCACAGAACCAAGAACCTCTCATCGCTCCCCTGTGATGTTTTGACACGGCTGCCCGCCGTCGAAACGCTGCCCGCACGGCTCGCGGGTCTTTTCCTCGTTGCCGATATTTCTGGCGACCCCTCGGTGCCCAATCCAACCGGCTCCCCGGCTGCTCCGCTGTGAAAGTTCACCTGAAATAAGTCATCGGCTCTGCACCGGAAGATCTGGCCCGACTTCACCGCTCCACCCAGCTCATCTGATCAGCACAAGAGACTAGGCTTCTTGGAGATCATGTTGAATCCACTCGCGCGTGAACTCCTCGAGAATCGATTGCAACGGTTTTCAAAGGCGTCTTGTTCTGCATTGTGCATGGATGTACCGGCGAGGAGACATTTTGCGTCCCGTTCAATTCGTGTCGGTCGGATATCGAATTTTGGTACCAAAGGCGGAAACGTTTTACCCCGGGCCAGGCTATGGGGACTTCCTAAGTGCTGAGAGAGCCTGGACAAAGGGGACAAGCCAGGCCACACGGCATACCGCTTGCGACCTAGGGTTTGGCAGAAGCACGAGTGGATCTGTGCCGAGTTGTTTCAAGAACGGAAAAAAGTCGGCGCGGGCCACCTGGCACTGGAAGGAGGAGAAAAATATGAACACCTCACATGATGGGCGATGCTTTTCTTGCATCAAGGGGTGCTCTGGAAATATCTTAGGTAAAAACATATTTGTCAGTCTTCTGCTTGTCTGCATAATGGGCATAGGAACGCCGCTCACGGTCTTCGCAGGAGACCGGCACGGTGATCGTGACAGCGAGCGGTATCGACTGATTAATCAGCGCTTGAAGGCCAAAATTGAAGCTCTGCGAAATAAGATCAAGGAACACAAGCGGGAACAGCACAACAATTCTGGAGGCGGTCTGGCCGATCTACAGACTCAGGTGACGGATCTTCAAAATAAAGTGGCCGCATTGACGAGCACTCAGGAGTCTTTGCTGAACCTACTCGGGGAAGCCCAGAATCAGATCGGAACCTTGCAGATCAGAGTGAATACGCTGGAATCCGCTGATGGTGCGAGCAGTATCCCACCCAGCCTGACAGCGCTTTCCAAGTACCTGACTGTCGATCCGAATCCGATCAACGGCTTGAATGGCCCTCACGTGATCTTCACGGGAGTCAACCTCCATGTTCGTAGCGGATCGGGTTCGACCGGCGACAACGGCACGCCCACTGGCTTGGGCAACCTCGTTGTGGGGTATAACGAAGGTCCGCATCCCACAGGCGGTCGGACCGGTTCCCACAACCTTATCGGGGGGACGCTCAATGCCTTTACGTCTTCGGGAGGTCTCGTGTTCGGGTCGCGCAATTGGATTTCTCGCCCTTACGCCGCAGTCCTCGGAGGAGAAGGCAACCAGGCGGACGGTTTGGCGTCGAGCGTCCTTGGAGGGAGAGGAAATTGGCTAGGCTCCTCCTATTCTTACTTCCCCAGCACATCCTCTTCAGGAGGGTGCGCGGGTTGCTGAGTCTTTTGCGCTTGCTCAGTGGGTAGGCCACTCCTCCCCAGGGTAGTTGAGACTGTCGGGCCCGGCTCGCCAAGAACCGGGCCCGCGCATTTTGTAGGTGGGAATTGGGGTATACGGCTTGGGCTCTTCATGTGCACTTGAAGCGGCTCGGGTTCCTTTCCGATCCCTTTGATTTGTCTTCGGTTATGAGCGGCAAAGATCCTCAGAAAATTTTTAATCTTTGTGGAACAGGCTGGAGTCGGCGGGAAAGGACCAGTGCGAACTGTCATGAGTGCTATATTTTTGAGAAGAAGCGCGAGATCGGTTTAACGTGGAGAATGAGCCATGAAGATTCGCGACATCACATTGACCTGTTTGGCGGCCGCGTTACTGCTCACTGTGGGAGCCGGTTGTACAAGTAAGTGGCTGGGCGGCGGATCTGAGTCCCAGTCGTCTGAGCGACGGCTTTCCGGAAGCCAATCCGGACGCACAGCCGACACATCCAAGGACGGAATAGAACGAAGAGCGGAGCAGGACGCGCAGGAGCGGGAATCGACTCGACGACAAGATACCGGTGGGGACGTTCCGGATCTCGCGGTTTCCGGTCCGGACTCCAGCAGCACCGGCCCCGGTGCTTTCGGGCTCAGCGGGCTTGATCCCGTGATTCCAGGCGTAGCGCCGCCGGAGGAGCAGTTGACCCCTAACAACCTTGTGGCAAGTGCACCGCATATTCAAGATATTCAAGGCAGGGATCAACAGGATCGGGATAAAGAAATACGCAGGATTGAAGCTGCCGCTGCAGCCGCCGCAGGTTTGAACGACGTCTTTTTCGGTTATGACAGTTGGATGTTGAGCGAAGAAGGTCAACGCACACTGAGCGCCAATGCAGCGTGGATGAAGGCGAATCCTGCGGCCATACTCAGGGTTGAGGGGCACTGCGACGAGCGAGGCACCCACGATTACAACCTGATTCTGGGCGAAAAACGCGCCAAAACAGTTCGCAGCTATCTGGTTGAGCTGGGGGTCAACAGTTCGCAGGTGTCGATCGTGTCATATGGCAAAGATCGGCCGTTCTGCCAGGAACACCACGAGACCTGCTACCGACAAAATCGCCGGGGGCACATGACGTTGCGGCTCTCTAGGTCCTCGGCTGCAGCACCGCCTGCTGTACGATAACTGAACTCCGGAGGGTGAAGCGGAAGGCTGCCGGGCAGCCGAGAGTCTTTGCTCAGGTGGCCTCGTCCACGCAGCAGACAGAGCTTGAGGTCTGGTAAGCCTTGTCTGCACAGTCTTGGCGTTTGCTCTCCCCTCCCTGAGATCCCTTTTTAATCACGACATTCTGTTCTCAACCAACCTCAGTCGTTCACCCTCTTCGACGATCAGTTGAGTAATGTGATCGCAGGAGCAGCTCTCGTGAGCCTGTGTCGGAGCCCGGCTGCGGTATTGGAGCGACAGCGGCCCTTGGGATGGTGAACGAGTGAAAGGACCGGCATATTCCAGGCACTGGTGGAGATCACGTCACCCCATACATCACATCCATCTGCACAGAGCCGCCCGCACGACGAGTGAAACTGAGCGACAGTCATTGCACAACTCATTGATGTCAATGAGCGTTTTCACATTTCATCGCCAAGACATTTGCGGTATTGGGTTTGCTATTAGACTTTGAGCTCTCAGAAAGCTACAGACTTTGTCGGTCCAAGCCGATGAAGCGCATAAACAGACGGTAATGGCAGGTCCTTCGCTCTTCCTTGTATCTGCTAAGGTTGTACTGTGCGAACAGATAAACGATTTTCTAAGAAGGCGCCTCCCCGGGCCCCCAAAAGGGGTGTCGTCGGGTTCAGCAAGAAAACTGCTCTCCTCGAAGAAGCCGTGACACAGATGAATGCCGGCAAGTATGGCCGGTCGTCTTCTGTGTTGAAGGAGCTGCTGGCTCTCGACCCCCAGAATCTCGAAGCACGCCGGCTTTTCGCCACCTTGCACCTCAGGCTGGGCAGCCTCATGACGGCTCGAGCGGCGTTCGAGTCGCTCGCGATGGAGGCGTTGCAACGGCAAGACTATTGGCTCGCCGAGTCACTGCTCAGAGAATATCTCGCCGCTGGCCCGCGGTGTGTCCCCTTCCTGGAATTACTCGGCCACGTGTATGAAGAGAAGGGCGATCCGATGGCCGCGGTGACTGAGTACGGAAAAGCCATCGAAGTCCTGGTAGAAGATCCGGATTCTGACCGCCCACAGCGGGCCGCGGAACTCTACGCCAAGATCCGTGAGTTGGCCCCTGCCAGCCCGGTCGCCTTCAGGCTGGCTCCTATGTTCGATGCGAGAACAGGCGAACTGGCTGTGATGCCCCCTGTTCGTGCGCCCGGAGAATCGGCAGATGGATCCGAAACACAATCGAATGTTTCCTCGCTGCGCAAGGAAATCAGCCAGAACGATGCCCCTATTCGCCTTCCCTGGGAGACGGCCGAGGACGAAGCGAAGTCGGCATCTCGCGCCGAAGGGGAATTGGACGGTTCGCCTGTCGTCGAAAACAGTCAAGAATCGACCTCCTCACCCGAGTGCGGATCGTCCGAGGGCAAGCCGGACGAAGGCCGGAGCGTTCCCGTCACCTTCGCGTCGCAGGGAGTCGCGGTCCGCGACAGCAAACGGGTTGGTCCCACTCCCTCCACTGAAGACATGGCCTGCCTGCGCGCGCGAGGGGATGAGTCCCTGTTACACGACACGGTCCTCACCACTGACGCCCAGCCGACTGTACCAGCCCGTGAGGAATTGGCAGGGTATGAGCTACCGAGTCCGGTCGGCGAAACCACATCGCCACCTGTTGCGTCCGGACTCTCGACTACGCCGGTCGAGTCTCAGGACGTGGAACATGCGACCATGGCCCAGCCTCCCGGGTCGTCCTTCATCATTGACGAACCTATCAGTATGCCGGTCTTGGAGGCAACGACCCAACCTGCCGCCGGCGCGGACACACTGGCGGCTCCGATGCCGTGGGAACAGGTGGAAGAAACCACTGTCACTATCCTCCAACCGGAGCCTGTAGCTGACGATTCTGCACAGCAGGAAACCGAGGCCGCGCCGCCAATCGATGAAGCCGTACAGATCCCACCGCCGCGCGAATCCGACGCGGGAATGCATGACGAGATACGGAAGCTGCCTCCGCTGGAGTGGAAAACGCCGGCGACAGAGGACAAAGCGGACGCGCCCTCCGGACCCGAGGCGGGAGAACAGGCGTCGCCAGTGCCGATGGTCACGGGGACGAATAGGGATATTTCTTTGGTTGCTCCGATGCCGTGGGAGCAGGTAGAGGAAACGACGGTGTCGATTCCCCGGTCGGAGCCGGAAACGATTGAGACACGCGATGTTGTCTCGATCGTTGACGTCAGCGGGCGGGAATCGACGATCGGCTGGACCGGAGGGGAACGGGCCGACGCCGGGGTTCCAGCGGTTGACGAAACCGACTTGACGGAAGGAACGGCCACGGCGAGTCAGCCCGAAGCGACGAAGTCGGGACCGCCTGCCACCAAGCAAAAGACCGAGCCGGCGCCAATTCCGGAACCGCAGCCCTCTCCCCCGAAGCCGGAGCCGGAGGCCGACTCGTCTTCGTCAGAGCTACTGCGGGTGCTGGAGCCCGTTGTCGAGTCGGTTGCGCACAAGCCCGAAGAGGATCTATCGAGTGAGAAGGCAATACCCAAGATTGCCGCGATCCAGGTTAAGGAGAGTCTCGTCCGGCAAGAGAGTACTGAGGAGAAGGCCGCGGCCGCGCCTGAATTCCGGCTGAAGGAGAAGGCAGACGGAAAGGCAGAGGCGACCGCGGCACACGAACGGCACGACCTCGAATCACAGCGGCATTCTGACGAGAAAAGGCCAGGTGTCGATCGAGAGTTCCTTCCGCCTCTCGAACCCTACGTCGGCGAAGGGTCAGCGTTTGCGCAACAGACGGCTCCACCAAACCAGGACAGTGTTTTTGTCCCTGACGAAGTATCGATCCGCTCTGCTTCCGCTGAACCGGCTGGAACGGCGCCTCGCTCCAGGGATTCGACCGCAGAATGGACGCCGATGACTCCTCCATCGGCTTCCGCCACGGCGCCTCCCGACTGGACCGCGTCCGACACGACTTCAACCCACAGAGGAACGGGCTCCGGCAAGGGCATCGTGTCGGCCGTCGATGTGTTGTTTGGCGGCTCGGAAGGCAGAACCTCGGCGACGCCGTCACCGGTGTTTGCTCCTCGTAAGTCGCGGGGGTGGTTGTCATTGGCTCCGGCGCGTCTCCGCCTGGGCGTCGTCACGTTTGTCCGGAGCAGCCTCGCCACGACGCACTCGCTCGCGATGTCGCTTTTGATGCTCGCAGTGATCGGCGTGGCGGGGCTGGCGGTGGGGGTCGGTTTGGTCGGGCTTGCCTGGATTGTGATGGAAGAGCAGCCCAGCAACGCCTTCCACAATCTCAGCAGCGCTCCCGAACGGACGGTGCTTGATCCCGGGAAGAACGGATACCTCCTGCTCCTGGGATTCGATGCCGACCCATCACGCGATCCCGTGCAGGCCGGCTACGAGAGAAAGTTTACGGCCGCCGACCTCGAACTCTCCAAATCCTGTACGGGGGGCGATCGGGGAACAATGCTCGCGGTTCGAAAAACGGCATCGGCCAGCGCCATTGCGAGTTGGTTCCGGACATCCGACCCCGCCGCGCTTTTCAGGGATCAGGCCGGAGGAATCAGAACCTGGCTTCCGCAATACGAAGCATCGCTCGAACGGTATCGTCGGTGGTTGAAGATGCCGTTCGAGGACTGGGGCTATGGTCAACTCGTGAGCCCGAACTGCTCCGAAATCCTGGCTGCCCATCGGCTCTACGTCGCCGAAGGGTTTTCGGAGACCGCCGAGGCAGGGATCACCCGGTTGGAAGGAGACCTGGCCGCATGGAGGACAGCACTGGCTCAGGCTAAGACTCTGCCTATCAAAATGATGGCGGCCGATGCGATCAATGACGATGTCGCGGTCATATCGGGTCTGTTGACACGACTCGACCTGGAGGAAAAGTTCGTGCCTCGTTTGATGAAGATGGTTCGACCGTTGGATCAAGTCGAGCAATCGCTGCGCTGGCCGATGCAAAGCCAGTTCGTGATCGCTTCAAAGGCCAGCGATCCCGGACTCAAACGGGAAAAGCCGGAGGATCGACCGTTCTACGTGTCGATCGTCGCGGCTATGCCGCTGCCCAAGCAAAAGCGGCTCAATGCGTACGCCGAGTATTACGAGGCGGCGATGAAAAACGGCGAAGGCCCGCGTGCCTTCTCGCCCAAGCTTTACACCTACGTCAGGACTCCACCGCAAAACTGGTTAGATTACCTACTGAATCCCATCGATAACGTGGTGGGCCTGGAACCGCTGCCTCCGTGGGACCTCTTTAGTGGTCGAGTGCTGGAAGCGGACGCGCGCCTCCGGCTGGCCAGCCTCCAGGCCTGGATTAAACAGAGCCCGCAGGGCGCAGATCTCTTGGCGCGTATCGCCAGGGCAGGCCAGAGCTTCTACGATCCGTTCACCGGGTTGCCGATGCTACTCAGTGCCAAGAAAAACTTACTGTACAGCGTCGGCAAAGACGGGAAGGACGACGACGGCGATCCCGGGCTAGACGTTACCGTGCTGATCCCCCATTCTGCTCCTTCCGTCTCCACCGAGACCCGTCGAGCGGCTGCTTCGAAGTCCAAGTAGTTGCCTTCCTCTACGGGGTCGCAGTCACTTTCGTGGCCTCTTTCACCGGCGGTTCGATCTTGATCTCGGGCCCTTGCACCTTCGGCAGGACTCCTGCACCCTCCTTCTTCAGCACCCGCTGATTGTTCGGATCCACGAGGTTCTGCATGACATGGCTGTCATCGAACGACGCGGCTTCAAGCGCTGCCTTTTCGCCGCTCGCATTGGTCTGGCCGGGATCGTTCGCCAAAGGCTGTCCCGTGACCGGACTGACCGCCTTTCCCATCGGGTATCCAGGGTGCTTGGGTAACATCGCAGGATTAGCCAGCACAACGGATGCGCAGAATCCCCCACCGATGACCGCGGATAGAACGAGAAGTGCCGACCTCATGACGGACCTCCTTTTGTGAAAACAAAAATGCCTTCTCGGGGCCGGCCCCAAGAAGGCACACACCGCCTGCACAAATCGAACTCCGAGGTGCCTGACTCCGTTTACCCCGGTTTCATGGCGAGTTTACTCCCCCTGAATCGAGAGTAACGTCATGAACAACATGCTCCTCGAATCCTTGCTCGTCAAGGCGGACCAACTACGTATGGGGCCGGCGTTTCCTCTCGACCGGTTTCCCCCGTCCGGGGTGCCTTGACAGGCCCCGGCGCATTCCACACAATCTAGCTCGCTTCTGACCCATCAAGGAGCATGGCCATGCGACATCGCGGAGGATTTCGGCGCAAGCCCGGCATGAAGCAAGGCGTTATTTCGCTGACGCCCATTCCGACCAGGATCGTCTCCAACGAGGAATTCACCCCGCCGCCTCAGACGCAGGCTCAAGCGAGAGTCGAAGCCCTTATCACTTCGCTCGCGGACGAGGGCTCACACCGATTGGGGGTCACGCGCCGGGACTTTCTCAGAACTTCGAGCGGTATGGCCGCGGCGTTGCTCGCGATGAACGCCGTGTTCGGCAAGTTCTTCGACGTGCTCGACGTTGAGGCGGTCGAGACCGCCGCATTCGCCGAGCGGCGGGGCGATCCGTTCTTTATCTTCGACGTTCAGACGCATTACGTCGGGGCGCACTATGATCCCACGGATGCCGAAACGAAACGCAAGGGGGCGGTGACCAAACAGGCCCTGCTGGGATTGCGCCGCCGTGTGCGCGAAGCGGGGCTGAACCCCAAGTTGGCCGGCGACAAAGGCACGATCGACGATCTCTCGTGGGAGAACTTCATCAAGGAGGTCTTCCTGGACAGCGAGACGTCCGTCGGGTTGATCAGCACGCCGCCGGGACCTTATCCGCAGGAAGCGGTGGTTCCGCCGAAAGAGATGGCCCACATCCGGGACGAGATCAACCGCGTCGCCGGCTCGCAACGGATGTTGGCGCACGGTCTCGTGACCCCACAGCTCGGCCAAGCGGACCTGGACTTCATGGAGATGCAGGCCGGCGCGCTGAAGGTGGACGCATGG comes from Nitrospirota bacterium and encodes:
- the rpsT gene encoding 30S ribosomal protein S20: MAVVHKSTIRRARQSERRRQRNRATLSAVKSLVKKVLVAVDEKKVDEARASLREAASALSKAVTKGVLKRNTASRRIARLAARVNLLTASQSA
- the pyrF gene encoding orotidine-5'-phosphate decarboxylase → MKPTTAYIDARDRLIFALDVPTSDEAERLLSRVGDSVTFIKVGLELYTAAGPEMVQRLITRGKRVFLDLKFLDIEETVRRATARVAEMGVDFLTVHANRKALTAAVQGRGQSRLRVLAVTVLTNFDGNDLREIGIQWTIEDLVTARAALAAEVGCDGVIASGEEPAAIRRKVGSRLLIVTPGVRPAGKRTDDHARVTTPAQAISAGADYLVVGRPIRDAADPASAAAAILAEMQAAFDARGTNPPDLL
- a CDS encoding response regulator, with protein sequence MASILLIDDEPGIRALLRTALESVGHEVIEAANGRMGVDLYRRRPTDLVITDLYMPEQNGLQTILELTREFLDTKVIAMSGAHGEQNCLDVAKLLGARRTFRKPFSIQELLNAVQYELHH
- a CDS encoding PilZ domain-containing protein produces the protein MEDVRLHTRIPVQFRASFTSVRVGTGEGAIVDLSPVGCRIESSEPVPVTTYLELRLEVSLKEPPILVDLAAVRWARGTQFGVQFLSLRREHQDRLNRVIERVR
- a CDS encoding OmpA family protein → MKIRDITLTCLAAALLLTVGAGCTSKWLGGGSESQSSERRLSGSQSGRTADTSKDGIERRAEQDAQERESTRRQDTGGDVPDLAVSGPDSSSTGPGAFGLSGLDPVIPGVAPPEEQLTPNNLVASAPHIQDIQGRDQQDRDKEIRRIEAAAAAAAGLNDVFFGYDSWMLSEEGQRTLSANAAWMKANPAAILRVEGHCDERGTHDYNLILGEKRAKTVRSYLVELGVNSSQVSIVSYGKDRPFCQEHHETCYRQNRRGHMTLRLSRSSAAAPPAVR
- a CDS encoding amidohydrolase family protein produces the protein MRHRGGFRRKPGMKQGVISLTPIPTRIVSNEEFTPPPQTQAQARVEALITSLADEGSHRLGVTRRDFLRTSSGMAAALLAMNAVFGKFFDVLDVEAVETAAFAERRGDPFFIFDVQTHYVGAHYDPTDAETKRKGAVTKQALLGLRRRVREAGLNPKLAGDKGTIDDLSWENFIKEVFLDSETSVGLISTPPGPYPQEAVVPPKEMAHIRDEINRVAGSQRMLAHGLVTPQLGQADLDFMEMQAGALKVDAWKCYTGSPPKGVEHGWWMNDERVAYPMLEKARKLGVPRVCVHKGLPLGPVEEYNHPRDLIKAARDFPDIAFLVYHSGFKGAASLAETFAKTGEIPWTSEFCRMKQAEPGIRNIYMELGSTFGQLVITHPAICAHLLGQIIEAFGADHVLWGTDSIWYGTPQWQIEAFRRFQIPDQLIEKHGYHTLTREVKAQIFGLNAARVFGVDVHAKRNEVPKDYVSRIRMAYLEEGPEPSHRLYGWIAG